The sequence below is a genomic window from Armatimonadota bacterium.
ATACCGCTTCTCCAGATTCGAGAATCGCTTTTCGAATCCGATGGCGAACCGCCCCTGAGCGTGCTCCATATCCTCGCCGCGCTTGAACCATCGCGCCGCCAACAGCGGTGTCAACGTAAACGAAACGAAGAGCGAGGTCAGAACCGCGAACACGTACGTGATCGCCAGCGGCTTGAAGAACTGGCCCGCGATACCACCTGCAAAGCCGATCGGCAGGAAGACGACGACGTCCGCGAGCGTAATTGCCAGCGCCGCCGTACCAATCTCCATTCGACCGTTCACCGCCGCATCGCGCGGGTCCTCACCCAGCTTCAAGTGCCGGAAGATGTTTTCCAAGACGACGATGGCGTCGTCCACCAACACGCCGACCGCGAGCGACATACCCAGCATCGAGAGCGAGTTGACGGTAAAGCCCACCGCCTTCATCGCAATGAAGGCGACAAACAAACACGTTGGAATCGCGAGCGCAACCACCAACGTGCCCCTGAAGTTATGCAGGAACAAGTACACGATGATCGCAACGAGGATGATGCCGAACACCAGCGAGAACGTGACGTCGTTCAACGATTCTTCGACCAGCGTCGACTCGTCGTACTGGGTCTTGAAGTGGATGTTGTACTCTTTCTCGATCTGCGGAATCATCGCCTTGATGGCCGTATTGACCTCAAGCGTGTTGCCTTCCTTCGTCTTCTGAACCGAAAGCGCGACCGTGTCCACGCCGTTCAGACGCGCGATACGGGTTCGCTCCTTGACCGTGTCCACCACGTCAGCGAGGTCCGTAATCGGAACCTGCTTCGCCTTGGCCTGCGGGTTGTCCGGGTCGGAAACCTTAACCACGACCTGCTTGATCAGATCGATGTTGGTGAAGTCGCTCTTCACACGAACCGAGATATCGCGTCCGCCCGAAACGAACTTACCGCCCGGGATGTTCGCGTTCGCCGCCGAAACCGCGTTCAGCACGTCCGTGACGCCGATACCGTACTGTAGAAGCTTTTCCTTCTTCAGCCGAATCTGAATCTCGCGCACGTCGCCGCCGCTGACGTTGACCGTCGCGACGCCGTTGACCTGGCTGAACTTATCGACGATCTTATCTTCGATCAAGTCGCGAAGCTCCTTACTGGAGCGTCCTTCGCTACTCACTGCTAGGTTCAAGATCGGCTGGGCCGAGTTGTCGAACTTGGAAACCGTCGGCTTCAGCGCGTCTTTCGGCAGGCTGTTGACGATCGAGTCGACCTTCGTTCGCACGTCGTTCAGCGCAACGTCCGTATTCACGCCCAATTCGAGCGAAATGATGACGGCCGAAATGCCTTCCTGCGACTGCCCCTGAATCTCGCGAATGCCGCTGACGCCGGAAACGGCTTCCTCGACCTTACGCGTGATGAGCTGGTTGATGTCGTCGGGACCAGCTCCGGGGTAACTCGTGGTGACCGTGATGGTTCCAAAGTTGACCTCCGGATTGTTTTCCTTCCGCATGCTCTTGAACGAGATGGTTCCGATCAGAATCGCCGAAACGACGAGAATGAAGATCAGAACCGGTCTCGAAAGAGCGAGTCTCGTAATGTTCATTAGGCACCCTTGTTATCGGCTTCGACCTTGATCTTCGATCCATCGACCAACCCGTCCTGGCCACGCGAGATGACCTTGGCCGTGTTGGTGAGTCCGTGGACCTCGACCTTCGAATCCTGACGAATTCCCGTCGTGATGTTGACCTTCTTGGCCTTGTCGCCCTCGGCGACCATCACATATTTCTGACCCTCACGAGTGAGGATCGATCCCTGGTCGATCAGCATCGCGCCCTTGACCTCGCCCAACTGAACCTGCCCTTTGGCAAACATGCCCGGCTTGATCAGATTGCTGGCGTTGTCGAACTGAATGCGGATATTGAAAAGTCGTCCGACGTTGTCGCCTTGCGGGCTAACCGCAACGACATGGCCGGTGAAAGTCTTTCCTGCGAGCGCATCCACGCTGATCGAAACCAACGTGCCAACTTCGACGCGAGCCATCTTGTCCGACGGCACTTGGCCGTCGAAGTAAACGCCCGAACCGCCGACCACTCGCGCAATCGGAGTGCCGGGGCTGACGACCACGCCCGCCTGAAGCGGCTTGCCGTACACACGACCGGAAAACGGAGATCGAACCGATGCCTCGCGGAGGTTCTTCTCCGCCACCGCAACCTGCGCCCGGGCCGATTGGACCTGAGCCTGAGCCGCCGAAACCTGGTCGCCCAGCGTCACGTCGAGCTTCTTGCTCGCCTTTGCAGATTCGACGCCCTGCTCGGCCTGTCGCACCTGCTCGCGTGCCGCCTCGATGTCTTCTTGTCGAACCGAGTTCTGCACCAGCTTCAAAGCCTCGACCGAGTTCTCATATTGCGTCGCCGCCGTATCGAACGAAGTCTGCGCCGTATCGAGCTGAGATTCGGCCAACGCACCCTCTTTCACGAGCTTGCGGGTTCGGTCCAAATTCTTCCTCGCGGTCTCGTAGTTGCTCTTCGCCGACGCAACGTTGTTCTCCGCCTGCTGTCGCTCTTCGGTTCGCGAGCCGTTCAGCGCTTTCTGCAAGCCGGCCTTCGCCCCTCGAAGGGCGGCTTCCGCCTGCTTCACCGCCGCCTCTGACCGCGATGGTGTCAGCGCTGCGTTGCTCTTGGCTTGGCTCAGTTGCGCAAGAGCGCTCGATAAACCGGCTCGCGCCTGGCTCACCTGGTTCTGCAGATTCTCCGAATCCAGCGTCGCCACGACCTGACCGGTCGAAACCACGTCGCCTTCTTTCACGAAAACTGCCGAAATCTTGCCCGACGACTGCGCGCTGATCTGCGCGTCCTCGCTGGTTGCGATTTCACCGTTGATCTCGATCAGGTCTTGAATGTCCTGAACCAAGACCGGCGTCACGGCGACTTCGCGAACCGGATCGTTGACGATCGTCGCTGTTTCCTTCGCCGCCGCCTGGGCCTTCCGGTCCACACAGCCGGACGCCCCGAGTCCGACTGCAATTACTAAGGCAAAAATGCCAAATTTCCTCACTTCTTCCCTCTTTGCTCTTCCTGGTATTGCTTGATGGTTGTTTCGACGTCGTCCGTTCCGACTGCTCGTTGCAGATCGGCGAACGCCGACAGATAGTCGTAGGTCGAGTTGATCAGATTGTTCTGCGCGCTCACCCAGGTGGTTTCGGCGTCGATGATCTCAAGCACCGTTCCTTCCCCTGCGTCGCGGCGAATCC
It includes:
- a CDS encoding efflux RND transporter periplasmic adaptor subunit; translation: MGERAEQSDQLDLRLSVGVRRSATSSRNGRRRNNHQAIPGRAKREEVRKFGIFALVIAVGLGASGCVDRKAQAAAKETATIVNDPVREVAVTPVLVQDIQDLIEINGEIATSEDAQISAQSSGKISAVFVKEGDVVSTGQVVATLDSENLQNQVSQARAGLSSALAQLSQAKSNAALTPSRSEAAVKQAEAALRGAKAGLQKALNGSRTEERQQAENNVASAKSNYETARKNLDRTRKLVKEGALAESQLDTAQTSFDTAATQYENSVEALKLVQNSVRQEDIEAAREQVRQAEQGVESAKASKKLDVTLGDQVSAAQAQVQSARAQVAVAEKNLREASVRSPFSGRVYGKPLQAGVVVSPGTPIARVVGGSGVYFDGQVPSDKMARVEVGTLVSISVDALAGKTFTGHVVAVSPQGDNVGRLFNIRIQFDNASNLIKPGMFAKGQVQLGEVKGAMLIDQGSILTREGQKYVMVAEGDKAKKVNITTGIRQDSKVEVHGLTNTAKVISRGQDGLVDGSKIKVEADNKGA